One genomic region from Armatimonadota bacterium encodes:
- the kdpF gene encoding K(+)-transporting ATPase subunit F codes for MSMDYVIVGAISAGLLVYLLFCLLQPERL; via the coding sequence ATGAGTATGGATTACGTCATCGTTGGAGCAATCTCGGCAGGACTGTTGGTCTATCTACTTTTCTGTCTTCTTCAGCCGGAAAGGCTGTGA